Proteins from one Salvelinus namaycush isolate Seneca chromosome 34, SaNama_1.0, whole genome shotgun sequence genomic window:
- the LOC120028276 gene encoding zinc finger and BTB domain-containing protein 49-like, which yields MQGAGERVLSGGPGERETSELDLSQSKPHSPGSGLILLSSQPGGPDMSLLRLFQPQGEVVEGQEEPQHASPYASPSGGSLESGETGGSGESGIASGNCTPKRPEREERAQVGGEWVSERDGEMAGGEKEWLAGGNIKVVQEWQRESERRGGNGVISSNSGNNDGGSGKKKKEEACEYCGKQFRNSSNLTVHRRSHTGERPYQCGLCSYACAQSSKLTRHMKTHGAHGARAPFLCQLCGVPFTVYATLEKHLKKVHGLSHSSVGAYTQASAADANWALDQPVLHFDIKMEDEASTDQTESNMAAIDVGVEAEENQKGEVDGTVSPAIVEDSVGELPTEGSVDVGLV from the coding sequence ATGCAGGGGGCAGGAGAGAGGGTGTTGAGTGGAGGACCAGGGGAGAGGGAGACCTCTGAGTTGGACCTATCCCAGTCCAAGCCTCACTCCCCAGGCTCTGGACTGATCCTGCTCTCTTCCCAGCCTGGAGGTCCAGACATGAGCCTGCTCAGGCTGTTCCAACCCCagggagaggtggtggagggTCAAGAGGAGCCCCAGCATGCGTCCCCCTACGCCAGCCCTTCAGGGGGGTCACTTGAAAGCGGAGAGACGGGGGGCAGCGGGGAGAGTGGCATCGCCAGCGGAAATTGCACCCCCAAACGTccggagagggaggagagggctcAGGTAGGGGGGGAGTGGGTGagcgagagggatggagagatggcgGGTGGAGAGAAGGAGTGGCTTGCAGGCGGGAACATCAAGGTGGTCCAGGAGTGGCAGAGGGAGAGCGAACGGAGAGGAGGAAACGGCGTCATCAGCAGTAACAGTGGTAACAACGACGGGGGGTcagggaagaagaagaaggaggaagcCTGTGAGTACTGTGGGAAACAGTTCCGGAACAGCAGCAACCTGACGGTGCACCGGCGCAGCCACACGGGAGAACGGCCCTACCAGTGTGGCCTGTGCAGCTACGCATGCGCCCAGAGCTCCAAGCTCACACGCCACATGAAGACCCACGGCGCCCACGGGGCCCGTGCCCCGTTCCTGTGCCAGCTGTGCGGGGTGCCCTTCACTGTGTACGCTACCCTGGAGAAACACCTGAAGAAGGTGCATGGGCTGAGCCATTCCAGCGTCGGGGCCTACACCCAGGCCAGTGCAGCTGATGCCAACTGGGCCCTTGACCAACCCGTCCTCCATTTTGACATCAAGATGGAGGATGAAGCCAGCACGGACCAGACAGAAAGCAACATGGCTGCCATCGACGTGGGAGTGGAGGCTGAGGAGAAccagaaaggggaggtggatggtACTGTTAGCCCAGCCATAGTGGAGGATAGTGTGGGTGAGCTTCCTACTGAAGGCAGTGTGGATGTGGGCTTGGTGTAA